One Natronomonas gomsonensis genomic window, CCCACGACGGCTCATGTCGTTCGTGCTCATACCGACCTTTTGCCACCACCCCGTACTGAATCTGTTCATTCGCGCCGACCTTTTTGCACGGACCGGCAGAGCCGGTCCGGCAAAAACGTCGACGAAAAAGACACATCGGGCCTCCTTACAGTCGGCCCTCGGTCCTGCGCGCCAAAGGCGCGCAGTGAACCGCTCGCTCCCTACGGTCGCTCTCGGATGCTACACTAAACCAATCAAAGACCGGGACTCTTGTGGTCCGGGATAGCTTCAGCTCAGTCGGCTACAGCGTGTAGTCGTGACTCCCGTCCTCGCTATCGAGGAACGCGACGAGGAGGTCGACGACCGCATCCACGTCGTCGACGTGGACGCTTTCGGTCGGCGTGTGGAGGTACCGCGTCGGCACTGAGATGGCTCCTGCCGGCGTCGCCCCGGAGGTCCGCTGGAGGCCACCGGTGTCGGTACCGCCGGCCGGTAATACCTCGAACTGGTGGTCGATGTCGCCGTCTTCGGCGACCGAACGGAGCCGACGGTGGACCTTGTGGTTCGTGATGACGCTGCCGTCTTTGAGTTTGATGCCGGCCCCCTCGCCGAGTCGCGTCACCTGCTCGCCCGGTTCGAAGCCGGGCACGTCGTTTGCGACGGTCGTATCGAGGGCGACGACGAGGTCCGGGTCAAGGTCGACGCCGAGCGCCTCCGCGCCCCGGAGGCCGACTTCCTCCTGTGTCGTCGCCGCGAAGTGGACGGTCACATCGGGGGCTTCGAGACGGCGGGCAGCCTCCAGCATCGCGAACACGGACACGCGGTTGTCAAGCGCCTTGCCGGTGACGAACTCGCCGACGCGTTCGGTGGTCTGGTCGATGGTCACGAGGTCGCCGACGGAGACGCGCTCGGAGACGGCCTCGGCGTCAAGGCCCAAATCGACGTGGATGTCGTCGACATCGGGCTGTTTCTCGCGCTCCTCATCGGACAGCGTGTGTGGCGGCACCGATCCGATGAGGCCCGGAACGTCGCCGTCGTCGGTGTGGACGGTGACGCGCTGGGCGCGGAGGATTCTGGGGTCCCACCCACCGAGAGCGTCGAGTTCGAGGAAGCCGTCGTCGTCGACGTGACGAACCATGAAGCCGATTTCGTCCATGTGGGCCGCCACGACCACGTCGTACTCTCCCGACCCGACACTGCCGACGAGGTTGCCCATCGCATCGGAGCGAATCCGGTCGACGTGCGGTTCGAGTTCCTCGCGAACGAGCGCGCGCACGCGGTCCTCGTATCCCGGGACGCCGCGCGCTTCGGTAAGTGCGACGAGCAGGTCGTCGTCGAAATCGTCCGTCATGCCTTCGAATCGGGGCGCGAGCGATTTAAGCGGCCAGATTCCGCCGTTCAAAAGAACCGCGCCGATTCGGATACGACCACCGTCTCGAAGGCGTCGGTCGTCGACAGCGTGACGGGTTCGCCGGCGGCGACGGTGCGCTCGGTTCGGCCGTCTGCCAGCAGTTCGACTGGCGTCTCGTCGCGCTCGACGGAGAGGGTCACCTCTTCCAGCGGCAACACCCACTGATCGGCGTCAGTCGCGAAGGGCGCGAGCGGAACGACGGACACCACGTCGGTTCCGGTCGCGACCACCGGCCCGCCCGCGGCGCTGTTGTAGCCGACGCTTCCGGCGGGCGTCGAGGCGACGACGCCGTCGGCCCGGAACCTGGCGACGCTCTCGCCACCACACCGAACCGAGAACTCCGAAATTCGGGCCGGTTCGGCGGCTACGAGCGTCACGTCG contains:
- a CDS encoding M42 family metallopeptidase; translation: MTDDFDDDLLVALTEARGVPGYEDRVRALVREELEPHVDRIRSDAMGNLVGSVGSGEYDVVVAAHMDEIGFMVRHVDDDGFLELDALGGWDPRILRAQRVTVHTDDGDVPGLIGSVPPHTLSDEEREKQPDVDDIHVDLGLDAEAVSERVSVGDLVTIDQTTERVGEFVTGKALDNRVSVFAMLEAARRLEAPDVTVHFAATTQEEVGLRGAEALGVDLDPDLVVALDTTVANDVPGFEPGEQVTRLGEGAGIKLKDGSVITNHKVHRRLRSVAEDGDIDHQFEVLPAGGTDTGGLQRTSGATPAGAISVPTRYLHTPTESVHVDDVDAVVDLLVAFLDSEDGSHDYTL
- a CDS encoding ATP-NAD kinase is translated as MSQRVGVVGDETFAAAVEAAGGDPVVGAASDLDGIEVVVADGEAAVVDLLRAEVGVPVLPVEAGSGVRSVPSSDLEPALERVLDGAYRTERHPVVSAQRAFDGVRALFDVTLVAAEPARISEFSVRCGGESVARFRADGVVASTPAGSVGYNSAAGGPVVATGTDVVSVVPLAPFATDADQWVLPLEEVTLSVERDETPVELLADGRTERTVAAGEPVTLSTTDAFETVVVSESARFF